ACATTAAAAGCAGAATCAATGAACCCGATGCAGCATACGTTAGAAAAGCAACAGATGAGTTTTAATCAATTTAGAGATAACTATAACTACCTGAGATCACATGAAGCTCTAGGCAGAACAAGACCTGCAGAACATTATGAATATTCACCAAGGATTTATGTTCCCAATAAGTATGAAATCAACTACGACCTTGATATAGAAATAAGAAAAGTCAGACATAGCGGGGAAATTAAATGGAAAGGTCAATTAGTGTACGTCCACTCTGCTTTAACCGGCGAATCAATTGGGCTTCGTCAGCTTAATAATGATGTCAGTGAAGTCTATTTTTCCTTCATGAAAATAGGATTATTGGATGAAAGACAGAAGAGAATTGTTCGACTAAGCTAGGGACAGGTGTAAACCATGTCCCCGGTTTAAAACGTAAACGATGTCCACTTTGTACAGGGTTACTTCAGCGATCTCTCAGAAAAATATATCTCTAAATCATCTAGTTAAAAAACACACTTCAACACTGTACTCACCTAAGCCACGGACTCGCTGTAATCCCCCTCCCCAACCCTCCCCAAAGGGAGGGAGCCAGTTCATCACTTGCTGTAACAACAACGAACACTGCAGCCCCACGACCAACCCTCCACTTGTTGTAACAGCAACGAACACCGCTGTATCAACGATCAGCAAACACAAAAAAGCCCCGCTAATTAGCGGGGCCTACTTTGTCTCTTACTTAATGAATATTGGAATTAACCAAGATTCTTACGTGCGTTTTGGAACATACGCATCCAAGCACCGTTTTCACCCCAGTTATCTGGGTGCCATGAGTTCGCGACAGTACGGAATACACGTTCTGGGTGCGGCATCATGATAGTCACACGACCATCTTGAGTCGTTAGACCTGTGATAGCGTTTGGTGAACCGTTCGGGTTGTTTGGATATTGTTGCGTTGCGTTACCGAAGTTATCCACGTAACGAACTGCTACTGTGCCTGATTGTTCAATCGCCGTTAGGTGCGCATCATCACGAACTTCTACACGACCTTCACCGTGAGAAACTGCGATAGGTAGTCGAGAACCTGCCATGCCATCGAAGAAGACAGAATCAGATTTCTGTACTTCAACAAGTGCGAAGCGAGCTTCAAAACGCTCTGATTCGTTGCGAACGAAACGAGGCCATAGGTCAGCACCTGGGATAAGATCTTTCAGGTTCGACAGCATTTGACAACCGTTACATACACCTAAAGAGAACGTATCTTCACGGTGGAAGAAGTTTTGGAACTGTTCACGCGCTTGTGCGTTAAATAGAACAGACTTCGCCCAGCCTTCGCCAGCGCCTAGTACGTCACCGTAAGAGAAGCCACCACAAGCCACAAGACCGTTGTACTCATCCAATACCGCTTTACCAGTCAGGATGTCGCTCATGTGAACGTCGACAGCATCGAAGCCAGCACGGTCGAATGCGGCTGCCATTTCAACGTGAGAGTTCACGCCTTGCTCACGCAAGATAGCCATGCGAGGTTTCGCACCAGTCGCAATGTATGGTGCAGCAATATCTTCGTTTACGTCAAAGCTTAGTGACACGTTCAGACCTGGGTCTGTGTTGTCTTTCTTCGCTGCGAATTCTTGGTCTGCACACGCTGGGTTATCGCGTAGTGCTTGCATTTTGTGCGTCGTTTCCGCCCAGATAGTACGTAGCTCTGTACGTGAACGGTCAATCACAACGTCGCTGCCAGATTTGATAACGAAGGCGTCAGTTGCTTCTACTTGGCCAATCACGTGTGAACACGCTTCTAGACCAAATTGCGCTAGAGTTGCCAATACATCATCAAGTTCAGTGTTGGCTACTTGAACCACTGCACCCAACTCTTCGTTGAATAGCGCAGCCAGTGCATCATCACCCAGTTTCGCGATATCCGCTTGGATACCACAGTGACCTGCGAACGCCATTTCAGCTAGAGTCACAAACAAGCCGCCGTCGCCTTTATCGTGGTAAGCAATCAGTTTGTCGTTGCGAACCAAGGTTTGGATAGCATTGAAGAAGCCTTTTAACTGTTCTGCGCTGTCTACGTCAGCAGGTTTGTCACCAAGTTGTTTGTAAACTTGAGCAAGCGCTGTTGCACCTAGACGGTTTTTACCGTTACCAAGGTCGATAGCGATTAGGCTGGTTTCGCCTTTGTCAGTGCGAAGTTGTGGTGTCACAGTCTTACGCACATCTTCAACACGACCAAATGCAGTAATCACAAGAGATAGCGGAGAAGTCACTTCTTTCTGTTCGCCATTCTCTTCCCACTTGGTCTTCATAGACATCGAGTCTTTACCTACAGGAATCGTTAGACCCAGTGCAGGACATAGCTCTTCACCGACTGCTTTCACTGCTTCGTACAAACCAGCATCTTCACCAGGGTGACCTGCTGGAGACATCCAGTTTGCAGAAAGCTTAATGCGTTTTAGATCGCCAATATCAGTCGCTGCCATGTTGGTTAGCGATTCAGCTACAGCTAGACGAGCAGAAGCACCGAAGTCTAGCAGAGCAACAGGAGTACGTTCACCCATTGACATCGCTTCGCCGTGGTAAGTGTCGTAACTTGCTGCAGTCACAGCACAGTTCGCCACTGGTACCTGCCAAGGGCCAACCATTTGGTCACGAGCAACCAAGCCCGTTACGCTGCGGTCACCAATGGTGATAAGGAAGGTTTTCTCAGCGACAGCAGGAAGACGAAGTACACGATCAATCGCTTCGTTGATTTCGATACCAGAACGATCAACTGCCGTACCAGTCACTTTCGCCGTCGTTGCTTCACGAGACATTTTTGGCGGCTTGCCAAGTAGAATGTCCATTGGCATGTCGATTGGTGTGTTGTCGAAGTGTGAGTCTTCTAGAGTTAGATGACGCTCCTCCGTTGCCGTACCAACGACTGCGTATGGTGCACGTTCACGTTTACAAATCGCATCGAAACGCTCCATGTTTTCTGGCGCAACAGCCAAAACATAACGTTCTTGAGATTCGTTACACCAAATTTCTAGAGGGCTCATACCCGGTTCGTCGTTTGGTACGTCACGTAGTTGGAATTTACCACCACGGCCGCCATCATCGACAAGCTCTGGTAATGCGTTAGAGATACCGCCTGCGCCCACATCGTGGATAAACGCGATAGGGTTCGCTTCACCCATCTGCCAACAACGGTCGATCACTTCCTGACAACGACGTTCCATTTCTGGGTTTTCACGTTGAACAGAAGCAAAATCCAAATCTTCAGCTGATTGGCCAGACGCCATTGAAGACGCAGCACCACCGCCAAGACCGATGTTCATTGCAGGTCCACCCAGTACGATTAGGCTAGCGCCAACTGGGATCTCTTTTTTCTGTACGTGTTCATCACGGATGTTACCCATACCACCAGCAATCATGATTGGCTTGTGGTAACCACGGATTTCGTCACCAGCGTGAGAGGTGACTTTTTCTTCGTAAGTACGGAAGTAACCCAGTAAGTTTGGACGACCAAATTCGTTGTTAAATGCCGCGCCGCCAAGAGGGCCTTCTAGCATGATGTCTAGCGCATTAACGATACGACCTGGTTTACCAAAATCGGTTTCCCAAGGTTGAACAAATTCAGGAATACGTAGGTTAGATACCGAGAAACCAACCAGACCAGCTTTCGGTTTACCACCGATACCAGTCGCGCCTTCATCACGGATTTCGCCGCCTGAACCTGTCGATGCGCCCGGCCATGGAGAGATAGCGGTTGGGTGGTTGTGCGTTTCCACTTTCATCAAGATATGCGCATCTTCATGGTGGTAACCGTATTCGTTGCTGTCTGGGTTCGGGAAGAAACGACCCACTTTAGAACCTTCCATTACTGCCGCGTTATCTTTGTATGCAGATAGCACGTAATCTGGGTGAGTTTCCATGGTGTTCTTGATCATCTTGAACAGCGACTTATCTTGCTTCACGCCATCGATAGTCCAATCTGCATTAAAGATCTTGTGACGACAGTGCTCTGAGTTTGCTTGAGCAAACATCATCAGTTCAATGTCGTTCGGGTTACGACCAAGCTTAGTGAAGTTCTCAACTAGGTAGTCAATTTCGTCTTCTGCAAGAGCAAGACCAAGGGAAACGTTTGCTTCTTCAAGCGCAACACGACCACCATTTAAAATATCAACTGGAGTCAATGGTGCTGGTTCTGCGTGGCTAAATAAAGCTTCTGCGGCTTCAAGTTCAGTAAACACCACTTCCATCATACGATCGTGGATAAGCGCTTTAACCGCTTGAACTTGTTCGTTAGTCAGAGGTTGCTCTGATTGAATATAGTAAGCCGTACCGCGTTCTAAACGTAATACAGCATCTAGACCACAGTTGTGTGCAATATCTGTTGATTTAGAAGACCAAGGAGAAATAGTGCCTGGACGAGGAGTCACAAGAAGTAGCTGACCTTGAGACTCGTGTTCTTGAATTGTTGGGCCGTAAGTTAACAGCTTTTCAAGCTTTTCAATTTCCTGACTGTTCAGTTCAGTGCTAAGGTCAGCAAAGTGCATAAACTCAGCATAGATATCTGTCACAGGTAGGTTTTGTTCACGGCAAGTCTCAAGCAATTTTTGAACTCGAAACTCTGAAAGAGCTGGGGAACCACGCAAAATTCTCATGTGCTTAGGTCTCTATTAACTAGTGAATGAGATAGAAATTGGAATAAATTTAATTTAAACAGTAAGTTAAAGATTAAAAACTAAACATATACCAATTTCATCTCTGCTATGCGTGCGCATTATAGAGGATTTTTTTTTGTGACGTAACACCAAAAGCAACCGTTTGCGTCATTTTTTTTATGAATTTTGAAATTTGCCCGTTTTGACGACAAATCGTACACCCTTTCACCAATCCACAAAGAATGCACAAAAATAGGAGGGGTCTCTATCCCTTTAAGTCATTAAAAAAACTGACTAATTAGAGGTATTTTAAATCGGTGGTGCGTGATCTTACATCATATTTAACGCGACAATATGACAAAAACTCTGCGTTAATGGGTATACTTACCGAACACAACATACATGGCGTATTGGTGTGTCAGAACTTTGCCAAAAGAGCCGCCTTTGATATAAAGGCCACAATAGCAGTAAAGAGATACCGAATTAATGACAAAGCTTTCTTCCGATACACTGAGCCGCACCCTGCTTCTCATTTTCATCACCCTTTTGTTAGCAGGTTGCCAGATCGACTCAGATCCGAAAAGCGAACTCGACCAAATTCGTGAGCGTGGCGTTTTACGAGTGGGAACACTTAACAACCAACTCTCCTACTATATTGGTACAGATGGTCCAGCCGGGTTAGATTACGAGCTTACCCGTGAATTCGCACGTGAATTAGGTGTGAAATTAGAAATAAAACCAGCCTATCGCCTTTCTAGTTTGTTCCCCGCATTAAAAAACGGCGAAATCGACATCATCGCGGCGGGATTAAGCCAATCGCCCGAGCGCGTTAACGAATTTCGAGCAGGCCCAGCTTACTACTATGTGTCGCAGCAATTGGTGTATCAAAAAAATCAGTGGCGACCACGAACGATTGAGCAATTGATCGATCACCAAGACGAATTAGACAAAGAAACCGATGGTAAGCCTATTTTAAGTGTCGTTGAGGATTCTCATTTTGAGAGCACCTTATCGATGCTCAAACACACCTATCCCAATTTTCGCTTTAATGTCGATAAGAACTCAGACATTAATGATCTTCTTAAGCAAGTCTCCCAAGGTGACCTAATGTTCACCATGGCCGACTCGGTACAGGTCTCTCTCGCGCAACGTGTTTATCCCGATCTGGCCGTTGCCTTTGAAATGACAGAAGACCAACCTATCTCTTGGTTTATGCGTAAATCTGATGACGAAAGCCTTTACGCATTGATGATCGAGTTTTTCGGCAACTTAAAGCAGTCGGGGTATCTTGCCTCTTTGGAAGAAAAATATATTGGCCATATCGGTACGTTCGATTACGTGGATACGCGAGCATTTATTCGCGCCTTAGATACACGCCTGCTGAAGTGGGCTCCACTATTTCAAAAATATTCCGGAGAATTTGATTGGCGTTTAATCGCGGCAGTTGCCTACCAAGAATCACATTGGAACCCGCGAGCAAAATCACCAACAGGCGTACGCGGTATGATGATGCTAACCCTACCAACAGCACGCAGCGTGGGTGTTGTTAATCGCTTAAATCCAGAACAATCGGTGCGAGGTGGCGTATCCTATTTGCATCGGATGGTCAGTCGAATCCCAGATACGATTCCTGAACACGAAAAAATTTGGTTTGCGCTAGCTTCATACAATGTTGGTTACGGCCATATGATGGATGCTCGCCGCCTCACCAAACTACAAGGTGGCGATCCTAACTCATGGACAGACGTAAAAGACCGCTTACCTCAATTGCGCCAAAAACGCTATTTCCGTGAGACACAATACGGTTACGCACGGGGTGATGAAGCACTTGTCTATGTGGAGAATATTCGCCGTTATTACCAAAGTATTATTGGTCATTTGGAACAGAAACAGATTCTTCCGACCGATGCGAGCACTGATGATTTAACGGTCATTTCCGTTGCCCCGATTACTGATGATGAAACAGTGCTAGGTGACGACCAAACGGATCAAAATGATACTCAACAAGATGAAGATGTGACCACATCCGAAAAAGCCCAATAAAAACCAGAGTTGTCACATAATTATCACTTGATCTTTAGCAATAAAAGCCATACAAAGGTATTGAGCTCGCAAGAAATTGCCCCCATATAGGACATAGCTTGCGAGCCTTTTTGTATCGATATCTATAACTTTGATACATATTCATTATTAACAGATAGCAATATAAACAGATAATAATAAGCCAGTTCAGAATCTCTTCTTTTTGAACATTTCGGAAGCACGACAGATTACGCGCCTCAAGATGGAATACCATTATTTGAGCAACGACGTAGTGCGTGTAAGGAATGAACAAATCTGACTTAGTATTCATCACTGATAATACGGCAAACATCAGCCCACACGAGATGTAACGCGTGGGTGCCATACCAGAAAAGAACGGTAACCGTATCACTGATAAATCTGTCTTAGGGAGTATCGCAAGTAAAAGTGCAAAAAGGCGCGTTCAACCCTAAAGGATAGATAAACAACAGCTGGTACACCGATGAATGTTGTACAGAAAGACACTAGGCCAGTGGGAGGTCTGAAACGATAGAGTTTTATATCTGTGCTTAAACATAGGAGGTTGTTATATGCTTAAACGTAGACAACAATCAAAACTCTTTAAAAAAGCCGTATCAGCCAATCGTCGTCGTCGCATGTTAGCGAACAATAAGAAAAAAGTGATTGCTCGTCATAGAGCGTTCGTACAATTTGTCTGCTGATACTTATAGACCCGCAAACATCTACCTTTGAGTAGATGTTTGCTCACTACCCTTCTTTTTCATTACCTTGTTTATTTTCCTGTTCTACTAAACGCAATTTCTCTGCCTGTCTTTTCGCTTTAATCTCTTTACGACGACGTTTAAAGAACTGTTGTAATTGTGCTCGACACTCTTCTTCTAATAACCCAGACTCAATAGTGGCGTAATGGTAAGAGGCTTGACTATCAAATAGGTTAAGCACCGTTCCAGCTGCACCCGCTTTTAGATCAGGCGCGCCATACACAATACGTTTAACCCGGCTATGCAACAGAGCCCCTGCACACATCGGGCAAGGCTCAAGCGTGACATAGAGCGTCGTATCCAACAGACGATAATTTTGCAAGGCTTGTCCCGCGGCGCGAATGACCTGAATTTCTGCATGTCCAGATGCATCATGACTGCCTACAGACTGGTTTCGTCCTTCAGCGATAATGTTACCATCTTTGACCAACACAGCCCCCACCGGCACTTCTCCCTCCAGTTCCGCTTGATGAGCTAGCTCCATGGCTCGGCGCATAAAAGCGACATCTTGTTGTGAAAATGGGCTAACATCTTGTGTCATAGTGGTCTCTCTTCATTTGGGAGCGCGATTATACCGATTCCCCAACATTTTAACCAAACCGTTTTCATTCTGGTTTCTTGCGCTTAAGCATCGGTTAAATGCTCAGCTAAATAATCGAGCATTAAGCGAATCTTAGGAGATAATAACCGATTCTCGGGATATAACGCCCACACTCCTTCCCGGTCATCTTTTAAATTACTGAGCACCTCTTGTAAACGCCCGCTTTGTAAGTAGTCACTTACATAATAATCGGGCAATTGGGCTAACCCCATGCCTTTAAGAGTGGCATCAAGCAACACGTAGCCGCTATTACAGTTAACTCGCCCACTGACTTTCAGATTTCGTGGATAACCATTCACCTTAAACCGCCAATGATCGTAAGTGCCCACTAAGCACTGATGATAATTCAGCTCAGATAAAGTATGAGGAGTACCGCTGTGCGCTAAATATTCTGGAGTAGCACAGACATATAACTGGCGATTACATAACTTACGTGCAATAAAGCTAGAATCCTCGAGTTGACCAAGGCGTATTGCCACATCAACTCCCTGCTCAATTAAATCGAGCTTTTTATTGGTGAGAATCAGTTCAAGTTGTAACTCGGGATAACTCAAAAGAAAGTCATGCAAAATTGGGGCGACTTTACGTTCACCATAGGTGACCGGAGCGGTCACTTTAATTTTTCCTTTCGGCGTTGCTTGCATTTGCGTGACTGCAAATTCTGCTTGTGCCAACCCTTCAACCAATGAGCGACACTGCAAATAATATAACTGCCCAGCTTCACTCAAAGAGACTTTGCGGGTTGTTCTTTGCAACAGCTTAACCCCCAGCCTTTGCTCTAATGCATTCACACGCCGACTAACATTCGCCACAGACGTCGATAATCGATTTGCTGCCTGAGTAAAACTCCCAGTATCAGCCACAGTGACAAACTCATTTACCCCTTCCCAACTTGCCATAATCCCATTCATTATTACTAATATGTAAAAGTTATTCTCATTTTGCCCTAATTATCATTCAAATTGGAATAACTATACTGATATCTATCCAAAGTAAGATGCATTCGTCGCATCACGTCACATTATATCAATGAGGGATTACACCATGTCTGAGGATAAATTCATTAAATCACGAGCGGCCGTCGCTTGGGGGCCAAACCAGCCACTCAAAATTGAAGAAGTCGACGTAATGCTGCCGCGCAAAGGCGAAGTATTAGTAAAAATCA
This DNA window, taken from Vibrio nitrifigilis, encodes the following:
- the purL gene encoding phosphoribosylformylglycinamidine synthase; amino-acid sequence: MRILRGSPALSEFRVQKLLETCREQNLPVTDIYAEFMHFADLSTELNSQEIEKLEKLLTYGPTIQEHESQGQLLLVTPRPGTISPWSSKSTDIAHNCGLDAVLRLERGTAYYIQSEQPLTNEQVQAVKALIHDRMMEVVFTELEAAEALFSHAEPAPLTPVDILNGGRVALEEANVSLGLALAEDEIDYLVENFTKLGRNPNDIELMMFAQANSEHCRHKIFNADWTIDGVKQDKSLFKMIKNTMETHPDYVLSAYKDNAAVMEGSKVGRFFPNPDSNEYGYHHEDAHILMKVETHNHPTAISPWPGASTGSGGEIRDEGATGIGGKPKAGLVGFSVSNLRIPEFVQPWETDFGKPGRIVNALDIMLEGPLGGAAFNNEFGRPNLLGYFRTYEEKVTSHAGDEIRGYHKPIMIAGGMGNIRDEHVQKKEIPVGASLIVLGGPAMNIGLGGGAASSMASGQSAEDLDFASVQRENPEMERRCQEVIDRCWQMGEANPIAFIHDVGAGGISNALPELVDDGGRGGKFQLRDVPNDEPGMSPLEIWCNESQERYVLAVAPENMERFDAICKRERAPYAVVGTATEERHLTLEDSHFDNTPIDMPMDILLGKPPKMSREATTAKVTGTAVDRSGIEINEAIDRVLRLPAVAEKTFLITIGDRSVTGLVARDQMVGPWQVPVANCAVTAASYDTYHGEAMSMGERTPVALLDFGASARLAVAESLTNMAATDIGDLKRIKLSANWMSPAGHPGEDAGLYEAVKAVGEELCPALGLTIPVGKDSMSMKTKWEENGEQKEVTSPLSLVITAFGRVEDVRKTVTPQLRTDKGETSLIAIDLGNGKNRLGATALAQVYKQLGDKPADVDSAEQLKGFFNAIQTLVRNDKLIAYHDKGDGGLFVTLAEMAFAGHCGIQADIAKLGDDALAALFNEELGAVVQVANTELDDVLATLAQFGLEACSHVIGQVEATDAFVIKSGSDVVIDRSRTELRTIWAETTHKMQALRDNPACADQEFAAKKDNTDPGLNVSLSFDVNEDIAAPYIATGAKPRMAILREQGVNSHVEMAAAFDRAGFDAVDVHMSDILTGKAVLDEYNGLVACGGFSYGDVLGAGEGWAKSVLFNAQAREQFQNFFHREDTFSLGVCNGCQMLSNLKDLIPGADLWPRFVRNESERFEARFALVEVQKSDSVFFDGMAGSRLPIAVSHGEGRVEVRDDAHLTAIEQSGTVAVRYVDNFGNATQQYPNNPNGSPNAITGLTTQDGRVTIMMPHPERVFRTVANSWHPDNWGENGAWMRMFQNARKNLG
- the tadA gene encoding tRNA adenosine(34) deaminase TadA, yielding MTQDVSPFSQQDVAFMRRAMELAHQAELEGEVPVGAVLVKDGNIIAEGRNQSVGSHDASGHAEIQVIRAAGQALQNYRLLDTTLYVTLEPCPMCAGALLHSRVKRIVYGAPDLKAGAAGTVLNLFDSQASYHYATIESGLLEEECRAQLQQFFKRRRKEIKAKRQAEKLRLVEQENKQGNEKEG
- the mltF gene encoding membrane-bound lytic murein transglycosylase MltF, which gives rise to MTKLSSDTLSRTLLLIFITLLLAGCQIDSDPKSELDQIRERGVLRVGTLNNQLSYYIGTDGPAGLDYELTREFARELGVKLEIKPAYRLSSLFPALKNGEIDIIAAGLSQSPERVNEFRAGPAYYYVSQQLVYQKNQWRPRTIEQLIDHQDELDKETDGKPILSVVEDSHFESTLSMLKHTYPNFRFNVDKNSDINDLLKQVSQGDLMFTMADSVQVSLAQRVYPDLAVAFEMTEDQPISWFMRKSDDESLYALMIEFFGNLKQSGYLASLEEKYIGHIGTFDYVDTRAFIRALDTRLLKWAPLFQKYSGEFDWRLIAAVAYQESHWNPRAKSPTGVRGMMMLTLPTARSVGVVNRLNPEQSVRGGVSYLHRMVSRIPDTIPEHEKIWFALASYNVGYGHMMDARRLTKLQGGDPNSWTDVKDRLPQLRQKRYFRETQYGYARGDEALVYVENIRRYYQSIIGHLEQKQILPTDASTDDLTVISVAPITDDETVLGDDQTDQNDTQQDEDVTTSEKAQ
- a CDS encoding LysR family transcriptional regulator, which gives rise to MASWEGVNEFVTVADTGSFTQAANRLSTSVANVSRRVNALEQRLGVKLLQRTTRKVSLSEAGQLYYLQCRSLVEGLAQAEFAVTQMQATPKGKIKVTAPVTYGERKVAPILHDFLLSYPELQLELILTNKKLDLIEQGVDVAIRLGQLEDSSFIARKLCNRQLYVCATPEYLAHSGTPHTLSELNYHQCLVGTYDHWRFKVNGYPRNLKVSGRVNCNSGYVLLDATLKGMGLAQLPDYYVSDYLQSGRLQEVLSNLKDDREGVWALYPENRLLSPKIRLMLDYLAEHLTDA